One window of Neptuniibacter halophilus genomic DNA carries:
- a CDS encoding bifunctional diguanylate cyclase/phosphodiesterase, which translates to MSLIHLRHRLAFRQAVAVVLISVVIGFCTKAVEIYLDLRHQQDSAAASIAQVVELHRDTAARAVYLLDRNMGREVTDALISHPAIYSAVVMDDFGDPLAASKRSPSQEIRSVFSGELVGYLLNFESHIEQPLRLEGVGYVEDHSSRLVIDIDTPFIASEVGKRAIDGLAIGLFNVLLLALTLLFLFYHYLSRPILRIARWVEQLGEGELGKLPYTQRDELGDLVNSIGHLWQERQEATDRLSESVAQLSRSEQFSRSLMENAGDAMFLCELDGTIVRLNHQAADSLGYAQGALLGSNLAKFSEIRSQSEYQSLFDSMDSREAVTFEDRQRRAKGDLFPIEARGIRLEQQEQQYVLIIARDITLRKEAEMRIHELAFFDTLTRLPNRRLFTDRLNSAIELHRAKGNLGAVLYMDLDRFKTINDSLGHTVGDQLLCAIASRVRHTLPNEATCSRFGGDEFVMLVPEIDNTRESCAEAAANLASELVQQMQIPFEIDGHVLYCSASVGISLFPHSGADQMDVLRQADTALYRVKAMGRNGFQFYDPEMQTTAQQRLQVEKGLHQALDNDELELWYQPQYNSREQMIGAEVLIRWNHPERGMVLPGEFIQVAEDSGQILDIGNWVLDRAFRQLCCWREQGLPETFQRLAVNISPMQFMQVDFVDRVTELLKLYQLPGSMLELEITENMLLNNFDVACQKMKLLKQKGVHFAIDDFGTGYSSLKYLRHLPLDVLKIDRSFVTGLRTDTEQAAIVQVIITTAERLNLVVIAEGVETVDEREALQQLGCFSFQGYLFARPISADLLTEKLTLEQTKA; encoded by the coding sequence ATGTCGTTAATTCATCTCCGTCATCGACTGGCTTTCCGGCAGGCGGTGGCGGTGGTCCTGATCTCCGTGGTGATTGGTTTCTGTACCAAGGCAGTAGAGATCTATCTCGATCTGAGGCATCAGCAGGACAGCGCTGCGGCCAGTATTGCTCAGGTGGTAGAGCTGCACCGGGATACAGCGGCACGGGCTGTTTATCTGCTCGACAGGAATATGGGCCGGGAGGTTACCGATGCGTTGATCAGCCACCCGGCGATCTATTCTGCTGTGGTAATGGATGACTTCGGTGACCCGCTGGCGGCGAGTAAACGTAGTCCAAGTCAGGAGATCAGATCTGTTTTCAGTGGTGAGCTGGTGGGTTATCTGCTCAACTTCGAAAGCCATATTGAGCAACCTCTGCGGCTGGAGGGGGTGGGATATGTGGAAGATCACAGCTCACGACTGGTCATCGACATAGACACGCCGTTTATTGCCAGTGAAGTGGGCAAGCGCGCGATTGACGGGCTGGCCATTGGTTTGTTCAATGTACTGCTGCTGGCGCTGACACTGCTGTTTTTGTTTTATCACTACCTGTCCCGTCCGATTTTGCGTATCGCCCGTTGGGTGGAGCAACTCGGTGAGGGCGAGTTAGGCAAACTACCCTACACACAACGGGATGAGCTCGGCGATCTGGTGAACAGTATTGGACATCTGTGGCAGGAGCGACAGGAGGCAACTGACCGGCTGAGTGAGTCAGTTGCACAGCTTTCCCGTAGTGAGCAGTTCTCCCGTTCTCTGATGGAAAACGCCGGTGATGCGATGTTTCTCTGTGAGCTGGATGGCACCATCGTGAGGCTCAATCATCAGGCAGCAGACAGTCTTGGGTATGCACAGGGGGCGTTACTGGGCAGTAACCTGGCTAAGTTCAGTGAGATACGATCGCAATCTGAATACCAGTCCCTGTTTGATTCTATGGACAGCCGTGAAGCGGTGACTTTTGAAGACCGGCAACGCCGGGCTAAAGGGGATCTGTTTCCGATCGAGGCGCGGGGAATTCGACTCGAGCAACAGGAACAGCAGTATGTGCTGATCATCGCCCGTGACATTACGCTGCGCAAAGAAGCTGAGATGCGGATCCATGAACTGGCATTTTTCGATACGCTGACCCGGTTACCGAACCGCCGCCTGTTTACGGATCGACTTAACTCCGCCATTGAACTGCACCGGGCCAAAGGTAATCTCGGCGCAGTGTTGTATATGGATCTGGATCGCTTTAAGACAATCAACGACTCCCTCGGTCATACCGTTGGGGATCAGTTACTCTGCGCCATTGCCAGCCGGGTGCGTCACACACTCCCCAATGAGGCCACCTGTTCCCGGTTCGGTGGGGATGAATTTGTCATGCTGGTTCCTGAAATTGACAACACCCGGGAGTCCTGTGCGGAGGCGGCCGCTAATCTGGCCTCCGAACTGGTACAGCAGATGCAGATCCCGTTCGAGATTGACGGCCATGTCCTTTACTGCAGTGCCAGTGTGGGGATCAGCCTGTTCCCCCACAGCGGCGCAGATCAGATGGATGTACTGCGTCAGGCGGATACGGCGTTGTACCGGGTCAAGGCAATGGGGCGCAACGGTTTTCAGTTTTACGATCCCGAGATGCAGACCACTGCACAGCAGCGCCTGCAGGTTGAAAAGGGATTGCATCAGGCGCTGGATAATGACGAGCTGGAACTCTGGTATCAGCCTCAGTACAACAGCCGTGAACAGATGATCGGGGCTGAGGTGCTGATTCGCTGGAACCATCCCGAAAGGGGGATGGTACTTCCCGGGGAGTTTATTCAGGTAGCCGAGGACAGTGGCCAGATTCTCGACATTGGTAACTGGGTGCTCGACCGCGCTTTTCGCCAGCTTTGCTGCTGGCGTGAACAGGGCCTGCCGGAAACCTTCCAGCGGCTGGCGGTTAATATCAGCCCGATGCAGTTTATGCAGGTGGATTTTGTTGATCGGGTAACGGAACTGCTCAAACTCTACCAACTGCCCGGCAGTATGCTCGAGCTGGAGATCACCGAGAACATGCTGCTGAATAACTTCGACGTGGCCTGTCAGAAAATGAAACTGCTGAAACAGAAAGGGGTTCATTTTGCGATCGATGATTTTGGAACCGGCTACTCTTCGTTGAAATACCTGCGTCATCTGCCATTGGACGTACTGAAAATTGACCGCTCTTTTGTTACCGGCCTGCGCACCGATACTGAACAGGCGGCCATTGTTCAGGTCATTATTACCACAGCAGAACGCCTGAATCTGGTGGTCATCGCCGAGGGCGTAGAGACGGTAGATGAACGCGAAGCCCTGCAACAACTGGGGTGCTTCAGCTTTCAGGGATATTTGTTCGCACGTCCGATATCAGCAGACCTGCTGACGGAAAAGCTCACTCTGGAGCAGACTAAAGCCTGA